The segment CGTCCGACCCGACGATGTGGCGCGACGTGTTCCTCAACAACAAGGAAGCGGTGCTGGAGATGCTCCAGCGCTTCAGCGAGGACCTGACCGCGCTCCAGCGCGCGATCCGCTGGGGCGACGGCGACACGCTGTTCGACCTGTTCACCCGCACCCGCGCGATCCGCCGATCGATCATCGAGCAGGGCCAGGACGACGCCGCGCCGGACTTCGGCCGCGCCCACTGACCGTCGCGGGGCGGCCGTCGCCGTCCCACTGTGGCAAATTTACCCGGCCGGCCGAATTGCGTCCGGAGCGGTTCATTCCCTGATTGTAACGATCGGCTCCCTTTACTAGGTGCGCCCGGCAACCGTCACGCTAGAAACGTGAAATTTCAACAGGTTGCTTAAACGAAGCCGCATCTCAAGCGGCGCGTACATTATAAGGGGTACTTATCTTGAAGATGATCAAAATCGCGGCCGTCGCCGCCGCCCTCGCCGCGACTCCGGCGTTCGCCGCCGACTTCGCCGGGCCCTATGTGGGTGGCGGCGTCACGCTCGACAACGTCCAGGGTTCGGGCGCGCTCGAAGGCGTCGGCTTCTCGGGCGTCGGCGCGACCGCGTTCGCCGGCTACAACCTGCCGGTCGGCGCTTCCACCTTCGCCGGCGTCGAGGCGAACATCGACCTCAACACCGCCGATGCCGGCGGGATCGAGGCCAAGTGGGGCTGGGGCGTCGGCGCCCGTTTCGGCTACAAGCTGAACGACAGCACCGCGCTCTATGCGCGTGCCGGCTATGCCCGCGGCAAGATCGAGGTGCTCGGTTCGAGCGGCTGGGGCGACGGCGTGCGCTACGGCGCGGGCCTCGAGACCCGCGTGACCGACAGCGTGTCGCTGCGCGCCGAGTTCACCCAGACCAACTATGAATCGGACATCATCAACAACCAGGGCACCCTGGGCATCGTGTTCGGTTTCTGATCGAAACGGGGAGGGCGCCGGGCGGGACCGGCGTCCTCCTTCCTTCACGGCCCGGATGGCGACTATCCGAGGGAGCTTCCATTTCCGTCATTCCCGTGAAAACGGGAATCCTTGGACGGCGGCACATCCAGTCAAAAGCGTCCCGTATCCATGGATTCCCGTTTTCGCGGGAATGACGGGGGAGAGGCGGTTTCATCCTGTCTCCGGCAGTGGCCTGCGATCCTTTTCGGCATGACGTTCGTGCCACTAGGCTCCGACCGCCGACCACTCTAGGATGGGCGGATGGCCTATCTCTACCTCGCCATCGCGATCGTCGCCGAGGTGATCGGCACCACCGCGCTCAAGCTGTCCGACGGCTTCACCCGCCCGCTTGCCTCAGTCGTCACCGCGCTCGGCTATGGCATCGCCTTCTTCTGCCTGTCGCTCACCCTGCGGACGATGCCGACCGGGGTCGCCTATGCGATCTGGTCGGGCGTCGGACTGGTGCTGATCACCACCGTCGCCTGGCTGTTCCAGGGCCAGAAGCTCGACATCGCCGCGCTGATCGGCATGGCGCTGATCGTCGCCGGGGTGGCGGTGCTCAACCTCTTCTCGACCTCGATATCGTCCTGAGAGGGCTGTCTTGGAAATGCGCGGAAGAGCGCATTTCGAGGCGGTGCGGCCATGCGCCGACAGGCGCACTCCCGAACGCTCAGCGGTCGAGCACGTTCATCGCGGCGTGGACCTGCGCCTCGATCTCGGCGCGGGGCAGGCCGGCGGGGAGGGGATCGCCCAGCCGGATGGTGATGATGCCGGGGCGCTTGAGGAAGCTGTTGCGCGGCCACAGCAGGCCGCTGTCGAGCGCGATCGGCACCACCGGCAGGTCGAGCGCCTTGTAGAGGCCGGCGAAGCCCGGCTGGAGCGGCGGTTGCTCGCCCGGCGCGACGCGGGTGCCTTCGGGGAAGATCAGGATCGAGCGGCCGCTGTCGCGCGCGGCGATCGCGGCGCGCATCATCCGGCGCAGCGCCTTGGCCGATCCCGCGCGATCGACCGGGATGACCCCCTCGCGCCGGGCGATCTGCCCGAACAGCGGGATGTCGGCCAGCTCGCGCTTCAGCACGGCGGCCGGATCGCCGACGACCAGCAGCAGCTCGAGCGTCTCGAACATCGACTGGTGCTTGGCGGCGTAGAGGTGCGGCCCCGGCGGCACATGGCCCTCGACCGACGATCGGATGCCGAGGATCCAGCGCGCGCACCAGCGGTGGAAGCAGGCCCAGCGCAGCGCGTGCCGCCGCAGCGGCGCGTCGCCGAAC is part of the Rhizorhabdus wittichii RW1 genome and harbors:
- a CDS encoding small multidrug resistance protein (PFAM: small multidrug resistance protein), giving the protein MAYLYLAIAIVAEVIGTTALKLSDGFTRPLASVVTALGYGIAFFCLSLTLRTMPTGVAYAIWSGVGLVLITTVAWLFQGQKLDIAALIGMALIVAGVAVLNLFSTSISS
- a CDS encoding phospholipid/glycerol acyltransferase (PFAM: phospholipid/glycerol acyltransferase), producing the protein MTVLRSTLFAILFYAGTVVAVLSAFLIVPFGDAPLRRHALRWACFHRWCARWILGIRSSVEGHVPPGPHLYAAKHQSMFETLELLLVVGDPAAVLKRELADIPLFGQIARREGVIPVDRAGSAKALRRMMRAAIAARDSGRSILIFPEGTRVAPGEQPPLQPGFAGLYKALDLPVVPIALDSGLLWPRNSFLKRPGIITIRLGDPLPAGLPRAEIEAQVHAAMNVLDR